The Lichenihabitans psoromatis genome contains a region encoding:
- a CDS encoding DUF3597 domain-containing protein, giving the protein MSIFGTIMSKIFHHDAAAATPTPGGSTASPQPSAGAAMDNAGRPSTPVTSTSVGGAPTQVAQNDNPTSTGASASTTGATQTVDVARVLDGLAAKNSQKLDWKHSIVDMMKLLDLDSSLTARQELAKELNYTGDMHDSASMNVWLHQQVMQKLAANGGKVPDDLKA; this is encoded by the coding sequence ATGAGTATCTTCGGGACCATCATGTCGAAGATCTTCCACCACGACGCAGCGGCCGCTACGCCGACGCCGGGTGGATCGACCGCCAGCCCGCAGCCGAGCGCCGGCGCCGCCATGGACAATGCCGGCCGTCCCAGTACACCGGTGACATCGACATCGGTTGGTGGCGCCCCGACCCAGGTCGCCCAGAACGACAATCCGACCTCGACCGGCGCTTCGGCCTCCACCACAGGCGCGACACAGACCGTCGACGTCGCACGGGTGCTCGATGGGCTTGCGGCGAAGAACAGCCAGAAGCTCGACTGGAAACATTCGATCGTCGACATGATGAAGCTGCTCGATCTCGACAGCAGCCTCACAGCGCGGCAGGAGCTCGCCAAGGAGCTGAACTACACCGGCGACATGCACGATTCAGCCAGCATGAATGTCTGGCTCCATCAACAGGTCATGCAAAAGCTTGCGGCCAACGGCGGCAAGGTTCCGGATGATTTGAAGGCCTAA